In Haematobia irritans isolate KBUSLIRL chromosome 1, ASM5000362v1, whole genome shotgun sequence, a genomic segment contains:
- the LOC142236129 gene encoding uncharacterized protein LOC142236129, with translation MREEKANDVENAKSGIVLLLCMDMQAVKLIPQTNASASYYKMKLQVHNFTIYNIISHESDNYIWDESEGNLVASTFTTCIIKHLKNCILQSPDINHIIIYSDGCFYQNRNVILSNALISLCINKNITIEHKYLIVGHTQMECDSTHSLIQRKINNKKINLPSQFVEFVNDSRKYPFPLNTHHLTHSYFLDYDSLPKLYSSIRPGKIAGDPTVNMIRALGYDTSGTIYFKTNIKEEYAILPNRKAKDTHDNQPSPLHSQRIKISKKKWEHFQDLKSFIPEDCHDFYTNFPYQN, from the exons ATGCGAGAAGAAAAAGCAAACGATGTCGAAAATGCAAAGTCTGGAATTGTCTTATTATTATGCATGGATATGCAAGCCGTAAAATTGATTCCTCAAACAAACGCAAGTGCTTCATATTATAAAATGAAACTGCAAGTACATAACTTCACTATTTATAATATCATTAGCCATGAATCTGACAATTATATCTGGGATGAATCTGAAGGGAATCTGGTAGCGTCTACTTTCACAACATGCATTATAAAACacttaaaaaattgtatacttCAGTCACCAGATATTAACCATATTATAATATATTCGGATGGCTGCTTTTATCAAAACCGCAATGTCATATTGTCGAACGCATTAATATCCTTGTgtattaacaaaaacataacAATTGAGCACAAATATTTAATAGTTGGACACACCCAAATGGAATGTGATTCAACTCATTCGTTaatccaaagaaaaataaacaataagaAAATTAATCTACCTTCTCAATTCGTTGAATTTGTTAACGATTCCCGTAAATATCCATTTCCACTCAACACCCATCATCTTACTCATTCATATTTTCTGGATTATGATTCTCTTCCTAAGCTTTACTCCTCCATTCGTCCAG gaaaaatTGCTGGAGATCCCACCGTTAACATGATTCGAGCATTGGGATACGATACGTCTGGAACTATTTACTTTAAAACAAACATTAAAGAGGAATATGCAATTCTTCCAAACCGAAAAGCAAAAGATACTCATGACAACCAACCTTCTCCATTACATtctcagagaataaaaatttctaaaaaaaagtggGAACATTTCCAGGATCTTAAATCCTTCATACCAGAAGATTGCCatgatttttatacaaattttcccTATCAAAATTAG